A genomic window from Silene latifolia isolate original U9 population chromosome Y, ASM4854445v1, whole genome shotgun sequence includes:
- the LOC141626675 gene encoding putative pectate lyase 4 codes for MVTRSSLRLFILYIILGIEAISVLAQKRGLSKLNAIDVCWRHNPKWREQREQLARCSVGFAGKMTNNIGIGTTTYVVTDPSDDPLKPKPGTLRYGVTMIPGKVWITFQKDMDIKLEKTLVVGSFTTIDGRGASVHIAKGGCLLLHKVTDVIIHSLRIHHCRAQPASTVMGPGAQLMQLSEMDGDAIRLLASTKVWIDHNTLYRCEDGLIDVTLGSTNVTISNNWFRDHDKVMLLGHDDDFQDDKNMKVTVVYNRFGPNCHQRMPRVRHGYAHVVNNLYLGWELYAIGGSMNPSIKSQSNLFVAPTKNKEITREINKENGKGYNFRSVGDVLENGASFNDTGSGYVKPNYTSEQVFAVEDARVVRPLTRSAGALRCKPASLC; via the exons ATGGTGACTCGTTCTTCCCTCCGTTTGTTCATTCTCTATATTATCCTAGGAATAGAAGCCATATCGGTATTGGCCCAGAAACGCGGCCTTTCAAAACTGAATGCCATTGATGTTTGTTGGCGACACAACCCCAAATGGAGAGAGCAAAGGGAACAATTAGCAAGGTGCTCGGTGGGGTTTGCAGGGAAGATGACAAACAACATTGGCATAGGGACGACAACGTATGTCGTTACTGATCCTAGTGATGACCCTTTAAAGCCTAAGCCAGGGACTCTCCGATATGGGGTTACTATGATACCGGGAAAAGTTTGGATTACATTCCAAAAGGATATGGACATCAAGCTTGAAAAGACCTTAGTTGTCGGAAGCTTTACGACCATTGATGGGAGAGGCGCAAGTGTTCATATTGCAAAGGGTGGTTGCCTTTTGCTCCACAAG GTGACTGATGTGATCATCCATAGTTTGCGGATTCACCATTGTCGCGCCCAGCCTGCAAGCACAGTGATGGGACCCGGTGCACAGTTGATGCAATTGAGCGAGATGGATGGGGATGCGATCAGACTACTTGCTTCAACAAAGGTATGGATAGACCACAACACTCTTTACAGATGTGAGGACGGCCTTATTGATGTAACGCTTGGCTCAACCAATGTTACCATCTCGAACAATTGGTTTAGAGACCATGACAAGGTCATGCTCCTCGGTCACGATGACGACTTCCAGGACGACAAAAACATGAAGGTCACTGTTGTCTACAACCGTTTCGGCCCTAATTGCCACCAGCGCATGCCAAG AGTACGCCATGGATATGCACATGTTGTCAACAATCTCTACTTAGGATGGGAGCTCTATGCAATAGGGGGAAGCATGAATCCCAGTATAAAGAGTCAGTCAAACCTGTTTGTCGCGCCAACTAAGAATAAAGAG ATAACAAGGGAAATCAACAAGGAAAACGGTAAAGGATACAATTTTAGATCAGTAGGGGACGTTCTGGAAAATGGAGCCTCGTTTAATGATACAGGATCAGGCTATGTGAAACCAAACTACACCAGTGAGCAAGTTTTTGCAGTAGAAGATGCCAGGGTTGTCAGGCCGCTCACAAGATCAGCAGGGGCCCTACGTTGCAAACCAGCATCATTGTGCTAA